A section of the Asticcacaulis sp. EMRT-3 genome encodes:
- a CDS encoding ATP-binding protein, with translation MRHRHRTLSKTLETVSSVFPVVLITGPRQVGKTTLLQDCAEATRGYVSLDDLDQRALAKTDPALFLQLHKAPLIIDEVQYAPQLFSVIKGLVDKDQTSGQYWLTGSQKFHLMHGISETLAGRIAILDLIGLSQTERDDRAVAQSPFLPTLDWIEKARPQPSSSAVLDVYHTIWTGSFPAIALNPDMPRDIFYSSYIQTYIQRDVRDLTRVGDEVAFARFLRAAAARTGQLINYADMARDVDVDQKTIKAWLSILETSGLVFMLQPYHNNITNRLVKTPKLYFLDTGLCAYLTQWSTPEALEAGAMSGAILETYMLAEILKSYWNRGKVGNFYFYRDRDQREVDLLISQDGKLYPIEFKKTMTPSLGATKNFAALEALKQPIGDGCVICLKEIDIPLSKAVWAIPVGYL, from the coding sequence ATGCGCCACAGACACCGCACGCTCAGCAAAACCCTGGAGACCGTCTCCAGTGTCTTCCCCGTCGTCCTCATCACTGGGCCCCGGCAGGTTGGCAAGACGACTTTGCTTCAGGACTGTGCCGAAGCGACCCGTGGTTACGTCAGCCTGGATGACCTCGATCAACGCGCCTTAGCAAAAACCGATCCGGCCCTGTTCCTGCAATTACATAAGGCACCTCTGATTATAGACGAGGTGCAATATGCACCGCAGTTGTTCAGCGTCATCAAAGGCCTTGTCGACAAGGATCAAACCAGCGGCCAGTACTGGCTCACGGGCTCGCAAAAATTCCATCTGATGCACGGCATTTCCGAAACTCTGGCCGGTCGGATTGCCATTCTCGATCTGATCGGCCTGTCCCAGACCGAACGCGATGATCGCGCCGTCGCGCAAAGCCCTTTCCTCCCGACGCTGGATTGGATTGAAAAAGCCCGACCACAGCCGTCAAGCTCGGCGGTCCTCGATGTCTACCACACGATCTGGACAGGAAGCTTCCCGGCTATCGCGCTTAACCCGGATATGCCGCGAGATATTTTCTATAGTTCCTACATCCAAACCTATATCCAGCGGGATGTCAGAGATCTGACGCGCGTGGGGGACGAAGTCGCCTTCGCACGCTTCCTCCGCGCCGCGGCAGCCCGCACCGGCCAACTCATCAACTACGCCGACATGGCACGCGATGTCGATGTCGACCAGAAAACGATCAAGGCCTGGCTTTCGATCCTCGAGACGTCGGGGCTTGTCTTTATGCTTCAGCCTTACCACAACAATATCACCAATCGCCTGGTCAAGACGCCGAAGCTCTATTTCCTGGATACCGGACTGTGCGCCTATCTAACTCAGTGGTCGACGCCGGAAGCTCTCGAAGCTGGTGCGATGTCGGGTGCCATCCTTGAAACCTATATGCTGGCCGAGATTCTCAAATCCTATTGGAACCGAGGGAAGGTCGGCAATTTCTATTTTTATCGTGACCGTGATCAGAGGGAGGTTGATCTGCTGATCAGTCAGGATGGGAAGCTTTACCCCATCGAATTCAAGAAGACGATGACGCCCAGTCTGGGTGCCACAAAGAACTTCGCGGCCTTGGAAGCCCTGAAACAGCCGATCGGTGATGGGTGCGTTATCTGCCTAAAGGAAATTGATATCCCCCTGTCAAAGGCGGTTTGGGCAATTCCGGTGGGATACCTGTAA
- a CDS encoding DUF736 domain-containing protein yields MPSAQYTTPWGTIEIGAGWIKTARESNRDYVSLKLDDPSLPAPIFGSLVQAEDSETYHLIWSRRPGE; encoded by the coding sequence ATGCCAAGCGCTCAATACACCACGCCCTGGGGCACGATCGAAATCGGTGCTGGGTGGATCAAGACAGCACGCGAAAGCAACCGCGACTATGTGTCGCTGAAGCTCGATGATCCCTCCCTGCCGGCCCCGATCTTCGGCAGCCTGGTTCAAGCGGAAGACTCCGAAACCTACCACCTGATCTGGTCGCGCCGCCCAGGCGAGTAG